One part of the Acinetobacter sp. XS-4 genome encodes these proteins:
- a CDS encoding metal-dependent hydrolase, with translation MNAKVNITNRAGASFPVRRMNFDFNDVPEYWMNGSAGLTHFMTALSALFPAGEKFFIDSVRAVRYHPSIKDDEVLQKEISAFIGQEAMHTQEHVNFNASAQKFGHDVEALEKFTDTAIQTAIKTFVKIVKPFGMTKDMVDLTATTALEHFTATIASQLLVNQHIQELMTDETMSTMWYWHAIEENEHKAVAFDVYEGVFGKGIKAYALRTSSLVFAMTLIFLIQSSFVLRLLKQDKKLNLDELSVIYKYAYSPSKGIITGMAKEMLAYFKPGFHPNDLDTVGLLKTWKAKLGL, from the coding sequence ATGAATGCTAAAGTGAATATTACGAATCGTGCAGGTGCAAGTTTTCCAGTACGTCGTATGAATTTTGACTTTAATGATGTACCAGAATATTGGATGAATGGTTCTGCTGGACTAACACACTTTATGACAGCATTGTCGGCCTTGTTTCCAGCAGGTGAAAAATTCTTCATAGATAGTGTACGGGCTGTACGTTATCATCCGTCTATTAAAGATGATGAAGTATTGCAAAAAGAGATTAGTGCCTTCATTGGGCAAGAAGCAATGCATACTCAAGAGCATGTAAATTTTAATGCCTCTGCTCAAAAGTTTGGTCACGATGTAGAAGCGTTAGAGAAGTTTACCGATACGGCCATTCAAACAGCAATTAAAACTTTTGTAAAAATTGTCAAACCTTTTGGTATGACCAAAGATATGGTTGATCTAACAGCTACAACAGCACTTGAACATTTTACCGCTACGATTGCTTCACAGTTATTAGTCAATCAACATATTCAAGAGTTGATGACAGACGAAACCATGTCAACTATGTGGTATTGGCATGCTATCGAAGAAAATGAGCATAAAGCTGTAGCTTTTGACGTGTACGAAGGTGTGTTTGGTAAGGGCATAAAAGCTTATGCATTACGTACGAGTTCACTAGTATTTGCGATGACTTTGATTTTCTTGATTCAGTCTTCTTTTGTGCTTCGTCTATTAAAGCAAGACAAAAAATTAAATCTAGATGAGTTATCGGTGATTTATAAATACGCATATAGCCCGTCGAAAGGTATCATTACTGGCATGGCTAAAGAAATGCTAGCCTACTTTAAACCCGGTTTTCACCCAAATGACCTAGATACAGTAGGTCTATTGAAAACATGGAAAGCAAAATTAGGTTTGTAA